The following proteins come from a genomic window of Musa acuminata AAA Group cultivar baxijiao chromosome BXJ1-7, Cavendish_Baxijiao_AAA, whole genome shotgun sequence:
- the LOC135678363 gene encoding WPP domain-interacting tail-anchored protein 1-like isoform X2, protein MAIDDHDGNCLQEDESLSEDRINGGNGAEALTRVELDVAYSSEKLLNLEMLLMQVADRAHDIESVNMGYEDISDESVMKAFESDILSGILDMEVNELQSFMSLLQIEIMEARQNFCQGEHMEDCAATVEEKLHDAEESVKKLQDSVADIREQSSKFERTLALFHNETRSDENEELENDHLTSIKKPQTVDQQRHVLQMLEKSLARELDLEKKLSEYRSNEEDLKIKLHYTERELYCMEELMEICLERAFEAENSAELLQGIARELAGKLQLVQLNLNSSLHREHEMRFNLEENMMQLPAEEAARERLTSSHAELNDMLSSKEKGLKASVMEADEKGILTSAEILSLREKVMALEEQLRESNVQLQLAKTSAETSQQQQSALQSDLYQMENVMEGLKANVLRAESKAESAEAKYTELRKSNIALNEEIVFLRNSESEKRSLLERRYKESNTQLEHAKASVEALEEQQNVLYAAITDMQSMIEDLKAKVSKAESRAENAESKCTLLTETNLELNEELGCLRGRLEYLETSLHQTEGAKIATAKDIGIRTKIISDLVMKLALEREHLQLQISALAKKNKVLLEKCKRKGDAHIPKSYKGPQNGTELGFPKSSIDALTESSATDFQVGVVGSPKSV, encoded by the exons ATGGCTATTGATGATCATGATGGCAACTGTTTACAAGAGGATGAATCATTAAGTGAAGATAGAATAAATGGAGGAAATGGAGCTGAGGCTCTAACAAGAGTAGAACTTGATGTGGCTTATTCTTCTGAGAAGCTACTGAACTTGGAGATGCTCTTGATGCAAGTAGCCGACAGAGCGCATGACATTGAAAGTGTGAACATGGGATATGAGGACATCTCAGATGAATCTGTTATGAAGGCCTTCGAGTCTGATATCCTATCTGGAATTTTAGACATGGAGGTCAATGAACTACAAAGCTTCATGTCCTTGCTACAAATTGAAATCATGGAGGCCCGCCAAAATTTTTGTCAGGGTGAGCACATGGAAGACTGTGCTGCTACAGTAGAAGAAAAGTTACATGATGCTGAAGAATCAGTGAAGAAGCTACAAGACTCAGTTGCTGACATTCGGGAACAGTCATCCAAGTTTGAAAGAACTCTAGCTTTGTTTCATAATGAGACCA GGTCTGATGAGAATGAGGAACTTGAGAATGATCATTTGACATCCATCAAGAAACCACAGACTGTTGATCAACAAAGGCATGTCTTACAAATGTTGGAAAAATCATTGGCCAGAGAATTGGATCTTGAAAAGAAACTTTCAGAATATAGATCAAATGAAGAGGATCTTAAGATAAAACTGCATTACACAGAAAGAGAGCTATACTGCATGGAAGAGTTGATGGAGATATGTTTGGAGAGAGCATTTGAGGCTGAGAACTCTGCAGAGCTACTTCAGGGTATTGCAAGAGAACTGGCTGGAAAACTTCAGCTTGTTCAGCTTAATCTGAACAGTTCGCTGCATCGAGAACATGAAATGAGATTTAATCTTGAGGAAAATATGATGCAATTACCTGCTGAAGAAGCTGCCAGAGAGAGGCTGACATCTAGTCATGCAGAATTGAATGAtatgctttcatcaaaggaaaaAGGACTAAAAGCAAGTGTTATGGAAGCTGATGAAAAAGGCATACTGACCAGTGCTGAAATTTTGTCTCTGAGGGAAAAGGTGATGGCACTTGAGGAGCAGCTTAGGGAGTCTAACGTCCAGTTGCAGCTGGCAAAGACTTCTGCAGAAACCAGTCAGCAACAACAGAGTGCACTGCAGTCTGATCTCTATCAGATGGAAAATGTAATGGAAGGTCTCAAAGCTAATGTTTTGAGAGCTGAAAGCAAGGCTGAAAGTGCAGAAGCCAAGTATACTGAATTGAGAAAATCTAATATTGCTTTAAATGAAGAGATTGTTTTTCTTCGAAATAGTGAATCTGAAAAGAGAAGCCTTTTAGAGAGGAGATACAAGGAATCAAACACTCAgttggagcatgcaaaggcatcTGTTGAAGCACTTGAAGAGCAGCAGAATGTGTTATATGCTGCAATTACTGATATGCAAAGTATGATCGAGGATCTTAAAGCAAAGGTTTCAAAAGCCGAAAGCAGGGCTGAGAATGCTGAATCTAAGTGCACTCTATTAACTGAAACCAATTTAGAACTAAATGAAGAGCTGGGTTGCCTAAGAGGAAGGTTGGAATATTTAGAGACATCATTGCACCAAACCGAGGGTGCAAAAATAGCCACCGCTAAAGACATTGGTATTAGGACAAAAATTATTAGTGATCTGGTCATGAAACTAGCCCTGGAAAGAGAACATCTTCAGTTACAG ATATCTGCCTTAGCGAAAAAGAACAAAGTTCTGCTTGAGAAGTGTAAAAGAAAGGGCGATGCCCACATTCCTAAGAGTTACAAGGGACCTCAGAATGGAACTGAACTTGGGTTTCCAAAATCATCTATAGATGCATTGACAGAGTCTTCAGCTACAGATTTTCAGGTGGGGGTTGTTGGTTCTCCAAAATCTGTGTAA
- the LOC135678363 gene encoding WPP domain-interacting tail-anchored protein 1-like isoform X1: MAIDDHDGNCLQEDESLSEDRINGGNGAEALTRVELDVAYSSEKLLNLEMLLMQVADRAHDIESVNMGYEDISDESVMKAFESDILSGILDMEVNELQSFMSLLQIEIMEARQNFCQGEHMEDCAATVEEKLHDAEESVKKLQDSVADIREQSSKFERTLALFHNETRSDENEELENDHLTSIKKPQTVDQQRHVLQMLEKSLARELDLEKKLSEYRSNEEDLKIKLHYTERELYCMEELMEICLERAFEAENSAELLQGIARELAGKLQLVQLNLNSSLHREHEMRFNLEENMMQLPAEEAARERLTSSHAELNDMLSSKEKGLKASVMEADEKGILTSAEILSLREKVMALEEQLRESNVQLQLAKTSAETSQQQQSALQSDLYQMENVMEGLKANVLRAESKAESAEAKYTELRKSNIALNEEIVFLRNSESEKRSLLERRYKESNTQLEHAKASVEALEEQQNVLYAAITDMQSMIEDLKAKVSKAESRAENAESKCTLLTETNLELNEELGCLRGRLEYLETSLHQTEGAKIATAKDIGIRTKIISDLVMKLALEREHLQLQISALAKKNKVLLEKCKRKGDAHIPKSYKGPQNGTELGFPKSSIDALTESSATDFQVEKLAADVPASDRSMEMTASTEESSGAGPKMETVSIFCLGYPCLVYCSLCILRISTRIFFNFTV; the protein is encoded by the exons ATGGCTATTGATGATCATGATGGCAACTGTTTACAAGAGGATGAATCATTAAGTGAAGATAGAATAAATGGAGGAAATGGAGCTGAGGCTCTAACAAGAGTAGAACTTGATGTGGCTTATTCTTCTGAGAAGCTACTGAACTTGGAGATGCTCTTGATGCAAGTAGCCGACAGAGCGCATGACATTGAAAGTGTGAACATGGGATATGAGGACATCTCAGATGAATCTGTTATGAAGGCCTTCGAGTCTGATATCCTATCTGGAATTTTAGACATGGAGGTCAATGAACTACAAAGCTTCATGTCCTTGCTACAAATTGAAATCATGGAGGCCCGCCAAAATTTTTGTCAGGGTGAGCACATGGAAGACTGTGCTGCTACAGTAGAAGAAAAGTTACATGATGCTGAAGAATCAGTGAAGAAGCTACAAGACTCAGTTGCTGACATTCGGGAACAGTCATCCAAGTTTGAAAGAACTCTAGCTTTGTTTCATAATGAGACCA GGTCTGATGAGAATGAGGAACTTGAGAATGATCATTTGACATCCATCAAGAAACCACAGACTGTTGATCAACAAAGGCATGTCTTACAAATGTTGGAAAAATCATTGGCCAGAGAATTGGATCTTGAAAAGAAACTTTCAGAATATAGATCAAATGAAGAGGATCTTAAGATAAAACTGCATTACACAGAAAGAGAGCTATACTGCATGGAAGAGTTGATGGAGATATGTTTGGAGAGAGCATTTGAGGCTGAGAACTCTGCAGAGCTACTTCAGGGTATTGCAAGAGAACTGGCTGGAAAACTTCAGCTTGTTCAGCTTAATCTGAACAGTTCGCTGCATCGAGAACATGAAATGAGATTTAATCTTGAGGAAAATATGATGCAATTACCTGCTGAAGAAGCTGCCAGAGAGAGGCTGACATCTAGTCATGCAGAATTGAATGAtatgctttcatcaaaggaaaaAGGACTAAAAGCAAGTGTTATGGAAGCTGATGAAAAAGGCATACTGACCAGTGCTGAAATTTTGTCTCTGAGGGAAAAGGTGATGGCACTTGAGGAGCAGCTTAGGGAGTCTAACGTCCAGTTGCAGCTGGCAAAGACTTCTGCAGAAACCAGTCAGCAACAACAGAGTGCACTGCAGTCTGATCTCTATCAGATGGAAAATGTAATGGAAGGTCTCAAAGCTAATGTTTTGAGAGCTGAAAGCAAGGCTGAAAGTGCAGAAGCCAAGTATACTGAATTGAGAAAATCTAATATTGCTTTAAATGAAGAGATTGTTTTTCTTCGAAATAGTGAATCTGAAAAGAGAAGCCTTTTAGAGAGGAGATACAAGGAATCAAACACTCAgttggagcatgcaaaggcatcTGTTGAAGCACTTGAAGAGCAGCAGAATGTGTTATATGCTGCAATTACTGATATGCAAAGTATGATCGAGGATCTTAAAGCAAAGGTTTCAAAAGCCGAAAGCAGGGCTGAGAATGCTGAATCTAAGTGCACTCTATTAACTGAAACCAATTTAGAACTAAATGAAGAGCTGGGTTGCCTAAGAGGAAGGTTGGAATATTTAGAGACATCATTGCACCAAACCGAGGGTGCAAAAATAGCCACCGCTAAAGACATTGGTATTAGGACAAAAATTATTAGTGATCTGGTCATGAAACTAGCCCTGGAAAGAGAACATCTTCAGTTACAG ATATCTGCCTTAGCGAAAAAGAACAAAGTTCTGCTTGAGAAGTGTAAAAGAAAGGGCGATGCCCACATTCCTAAGAGTTACAAGGGACCTCAGAATGGAACTGAACTTGGGTTTCCAAAATCATCTATAGATGCATTGACAGAGTCTTCAGCTACAGATTTTCAG gtagAGAAGTTAGCTGCAGATGTGCCTGCCAGCGACAGGAGCATGGAGATGACTGCTTCAACGGAGGAATCCTCAGGTGCAGGTCCCAAGATGGAGACGGTAAGTATTTTTTGTCTCGGCTATCCTTGTCTTGTTTATTGCAGTCTTTGCATTCTACGTATATCGACAAGAATTTTTTTCAATTTCACtgtttga
- the LOC135582159 gene encoding uncharacterized protein LOC135582159, whose amino-acid sequence MEPSTVGVFSSSSVVVVMNTSQLTGDDAEELSSCDSGWTKYLSSPTHHDGGDDDDDDDDDSEVEFTGGDDDDDEHKGYDSEDSDDDSMASDASTGFIGSGVDGSKYNDVGDNVDGNGKEGHAQCSSSYSYKEFYEVEEARSKQAWDPRSNSEARKNRFK is encoded by the coding sequence ATGGAGCCGTCCACCGTTGgtgtcttctcttcctcttctgtagTCGTAGTCATGAATACTTCCCAACTCACCGGAGATGACGCAGAAGAACTTAGTAGCTGCGATTCTGGGTGGACCAAGTATCTTTCTTCGCCTACGCATCATGatggcggcgacgacgacgacgacgacgatgatgatagCGAGGTGGAGTTCACTGGcggggatgatgatgatgatgagcacaAAGGTTACGATAgcgaggacagtgacgatgactcCATGGCCTCTGATGCTTCCACCGGATTCATCGGCAGCGGCGTGGATGGTTCCAAGTACAACGACGTCGGTGACAACGTGGACGGAAATGGGAAGGAGGGTCATGCCCAGTGTTCTTCTTCTTACTCCTACAAGGAATTCTACGAGGTGGAGGAGGCGAGAAGCAAACAGGCGTGGGATCCTCGCAGCAACTCGGAAGCGAGGAAGAACAGATTCAAATGA